In Planctomycetaceae bacterium, the following proteins share a genomic window:
- a CDS encoding helix-turn-helix domain-containing protein, giving the protein MGKKYLSLDEAADMLGVSKDEMLKLRDDGSIKGFADRGDVKFREEDVEEFLRSQQVDSSPDFPILSADTGSVLDDDDEVDFSASDSDVRLTFDESMFSNDDDDAISLDDSDSDVRLSGDSGPKLESESSPTDDSIDLSGWDSEVKLSDSDSDVKLVGAATEGEIDAEDLGATVQMKDSDSDVRMADDSGDEDDDSGISMFDDSDSDVKLTGARTDADIDLAGLSLDNSDSDVRLADESGDDDDDSGISYFDDSDSDVMLSGADGLLSEEDSDSDVKIGGLERTDSDIRLIDDPLGKTDGDFNPLPDDSDLKLLDAGSAVQFDDDSGISLESADTGMNLSADDSGISLELDSGISLDADDSGISLESFDSGAMLDDSGITLDADDSGIALDFDDDSGIALDLDDDDDDMSRTMPMQAIHGSLPGMGESGEMTTEFAVPSGDDSQFELAGLDDDEDDVGGTSVLKFDDDFDDSQTMAVADVDGEFADEEFGDDDAYEDEFADEYDDASMEDEGYADDFDDEDEDGVGAGFAAPAAAGRGAARAAEFDWGNGLKAALALNTVLTLLSAIVGVELVRTMWLWTAPGETKSGILEMIGGLFGG; this is encoded by the coding sequence ATGGGCAAGAAATATCTGAGCCTTGATGAAGCCGCCGACATGTTGGGGGTTTCAAAGGATGAAATGCTGAAACTGCGGGATGACGGCAGCATCAAAGGGTTTGCCGATCGAGGCGATGTGAAATTCCGCGAAGAAGACGTCGAGGAATTTCTGCGCAGTCAGCAAGTCGATTCTTCACCCGATTTCCCAATCCTCTCCGCTGATACAGGCTCGGTGCTGGATGATGACGATGAGGTCGACTTTTCGGCATCTGACAGCGACGTGCGTCTGACATTCGATGAGTCCATGTTCTCAAATGACGACGACGATGCCATTTCGCTGGATGATTCGGACAGTGACGTGCGTCTCTCGGGCGATTCTGGTCCAAAACTCGAATCAGAATCCAGTCCCACCGACGATTCGATCGATCTTTCAGGGTGGGACAGCGAAGTGAAACTGTCTGACTCAGACAGTGACGTAAAGCTTGTCGGGGCCGCCACCGAAGGCGAAATTGACGCCGAGGATCTTGGAGCGACTGTCCAAATGAAAGACTCAGACAGCGACGTACGTATGGCAGACGATTCCGGAGACGAAGACGACGACAGCGGCATCTCAATGTTCGATGATTCGGACAGTGATGTGAAGCTGACCGGCGCGCGCACCGACGCAGATATTGACCTGGCCGGATTGTCGTTGGACAATTCCGACAGCGACGTTCGTCTGGCAGATGAATCTGGCGACGACGACGATGACAGCGGCATCTCTTACTTCGACGACAGCGACAGCGACGTCATGCTGTCAGGTGCCGACGGCCTGCTCTCGGAAGAAGACAGCGACAGTGATGTCAAAATCGGGGGGCTTGAACGCACCGATAGTGACATTCGGTTGATTGATGATCCGCTCGGAAAAACCGATGGCGACTTTAATCCGCTGCCTGACGACAGCGATCTGAAATTGCTGGACGCAGGTTCGGCCGTTCAATTTGATGACGACAGCGGCATTTCGCTGGAGTCTGCTGATACGGGAATGAATCTGTCGGCCGACGACAGCGGAATCTCACTCGAACTGGACAGCGGCATCAGTCTGGACGCTGACGATAGTGGGATCTCGCTGGAGAGTTTCGACAGCGGAGCCATGCTGGACGACAGCGGCATCACTCTGGACGCTGATGACAGTGGCATTGCTCTGGATTTCGACGACGACAGTGGAATCGCACTGGACCTGGATGACGACGACGATGATATGTCCCGCACCATGCCAATGCAGGCGATCCATGGTAGCCTGCCCGGAATGGGCGAATCCGGCGAAATGACCACCGAATTCGCTGTTCCTTCTGGCGATGATAGTCAGTTTGAACTGGCCGGTCTGGACGATGACGAAGACGATGTCGGCGGCACAAGTGTGCTCAAATTCGATGATGACTTCGATGACAGCCAGACAATGGCGGTTGCCGATGTGGATGGCGAATTCGCTGATGAAGAATTCGGAGATGATGACGCCTACGAAGATGAATTCGCCGACGAGTACGACGATGCGTCCATGGAAGACGAAGGCTACGCCGACGACTTCGACGACGAGGACGAAGACGGTGTTGGCGCCGGGTTTGCCGCTCCGGCAGCCGCGGGGCGGGGGGCTGCCAGAGCAGCTGAGTTCGACTGGGGCAATGGCCTGAAAGCTGCCCTGGCTCTGAATACCGTACTCACCCTTCTGAGCGCCATTGTGGGTGTCGAACTTGTTCGAACCATGTGGCTCTGGACAGCACCAGGCGAAACGAAGTCAGGGATTCTGGAGATGATTGGTGGATTGTTTGGCGGATAG
- the truD gene encoding tRNA pseudouridine(13) synthase TruD, translated as MKLRRLPEDFQVEEVATIAETSGRFALYELQKRSIGTPEAIAAIGSIWKLPGRRIAYGGLKDKHAVTSQFVSIQDGPHTSLQHEQFLLSYLRQCEHPYSSRCIDGNRFTIVMRDLSRREADFAVTALSAVEEFGLPNYFDNQRFGSLGFSGEWIAAALCRGDYERALWLALADPHPDDSSTEKQQKQILRDHWGQWVDCQKALSKSHRRSIITFLSDKVKAGKPADVRGAFARISPDLRGLYLSAWQSAIWNRVVSRLIEQIVSSTSESGITSCHVELKSGPACFPLSAPPETVQNGLLQHHACEDAALSSRQLIRQQLSTMKVQLPSARIPQPDGAVGRILAEVLNEEGLCLKDVRVKSPRDCFFSRAYRSVMIMPEDISASLAEDELYPGRLRMTLRFELPPGSYATILVKQLTSVAQERNS; from the coding sequence GTGAAACTCCGACGCCTGCCTGAAGACTTCCAGGTGGAAGAAGTTGCAACCATCGCGGAAACTTCAGGACGTTTCGCGCTTTACGAACTACAAAAGCGTTCCATTGGAACACCAGAGGCCATTGCAGCGATCGGCAGCATCTGGAAACTTCCCGGACGCCGTATCGCCTACGGCGGGCTGAAAGATAAACACGCCGTCACCTCTCAGTTTGTTTCTATCCAGGATGGTCCCCACACCAGCCTGCAACACGAACAATTTCTGCTCAGTTACCTTCGACAATGCGAACACCCCTACAGTTCCAGATGCATTGACGGTAATCGATTCACCATCGTCATGCGGGACCTCAGTCGGCGCGAAGCAGACTTCGCCGTCACTGCTCTTTCTGCCGTCGAGGAATTCGGGTTACCCAATTACTTCGACAACCAGCGATTCGGGTCGCTGGGATTCTCAGGAGAATGGATTGCGGCCGCTCTTTGTCGAGGTGACTATGAACGCGCACTTTGGCTGGCTCTGGCAGATCCGCATCCGGATGATTCGTCAACCGAAAAACAGCAAAAGCAAATCCTTCGAGATCATTGGGGACAGTGGGTCGATTGTCAAAAGGCACTTTCGAAATCACACCGAAGAAGCATTATCACGTTTCTGTCGGATAAAGTGAAAGCCGGTAAGCCGGCGGATGTCCGGGGAGCGTTCGCAAGAATATCGCCGGATCTCCGAGGCCTCTACCTTTCCGCGTGGCAGTCAGCCATCTGGAACCGAGTTGTTTCGCGACTGATCGAGCAGATCGTTTCATCCACCTCAGAGAGCGGGATAACATCATGTCACGTCGAACTCAAGAGCGGCCCTGCATGCTTTCCCCTGTCAGCGCCACCTGAAACTGTGCAGAACGGCCTTCTGCAACACCATGCCTGCGAAGATGCGGCTCTTTCTTCGCGGCAATTGATCCGTCAGCAACTCTCGACAATGAAAGTACAGCTGCCGAGCGCAAGAATTCCGCAGCCCGATGGTGCAGTTGGCAGGATCCTGGCCGAAGTATTGAACGAAGAAGGTTTGTGTCTGAAGGATGTGCGTGTGAAGTCACCTCGGGACTGTTTTTTTTCGCGAGCATACCGGAGTGTCATGATCATGCCTGAAGACATCAGTGCATCGCTGGCCGAGGATGAGCTTTATCCGGGGCGTCTCCGGATGACGCTGCGATTTGAATTACCACCGGGCAGCTATGCAACCATCTTGGTAAAGCAGCTCACATCCGTCGCACAGGAACGCAATTCATGA
- a CDS encoding tRNA pseudouridine(13) synthase TruD produces the protein MNVEAGQRGTPPDYLKQIAPEVLQSILSPATIHQPVIDQAIIKSRLSDFIVEELPAYEPCGDGEHLFLWVEKRGLSGPDLIERIARRLQIRSADIGIAGQKDRHAVTRQFVSVHRNCEPRLSQLESDDLTILSVTAHQNKLRTGHLKGNRFSIVLRSENKPFEQNSVERLQNALASISNRGFASTFGTQRFGFDGETLKTGLCFLRGQFSKKRWPYHQQRFMSRFVVSAVQSAAYNLVLHDRILNQQIESPVSGDIVIRKQGSRPFEFNMDMPTEPGQVTADETRLIPAGPMFGNRMLAAKASARAYELRALECLGIQESMFTRQAKFCPGTRRIAIEFPENVQVHSVEGGHVRLEFELRSGVYATTLLRELIHICTDTRGINEGHQSLGEDD, from the coding sequence ATGAATGTCGAAGCTGGGCAGCGAGGCACGCCGCCGGACTATCTGAAACAGATTGCCCCTGAAGTTCTGCAGAGCATCCTGAGCCCCGCAACGATTCATCAGCCGGTCATCGATCAGGCGATCATCAAGTCCCGGCTGTCTGACTTTATCGTGGAAGAATTGCCAGCATACGAACCCTGTGGTGACGGCGAACACTTGTTTCTCTGGGTCGAAAAACGCGGGCTGTCCGGACCGGATCTGATCGAACGCATCGCTCGACGCCTTCAGATCAGGTCCGCGGACATTGGCATCGCCGGTCAGAAGGATCGGCACGCTGTCACTCGGCAATTTGTGTCAGTTCATCGAAACTGCGAACCCCGATTGTCGCAACTTGAGTCCGACGACCTGACGATCCTTTCAGTGACAGCTCATCAGAACAAACTCCGGACCGGTCATTTAAAGGGCAATCGATTCTCAATCGTTCTGCGATCAGAAAACAAACCATTCGAGCAGAACTCCGTTGAACGACTTCAAAATGCCCTGGCATCCATTTCAAACCGAGGATTTGCGTCAACATTCGGGACGCAGAGATTTGGCTTCGATGGAGAAACACTCAAGACCGGCCTTTGTTTTCTGCGCGGTCAGTTTTCGAAAAAGCGATGGCCCTATCATCAACAACGATTCATGAGCCGATTCGTTGTCAGCGCGGTGCAGTCGGCAGCCTATAATCTTGTTTTGCACGACAGAATTCTCAATCAACAAATCGAATCACCCGTCTCTGGCGACATCGTAATTCGAAAACAGGGAAGTCGCCCGTTCGAATTTAACATGGATATGCCTACCGAACCAGGTCAGGTAACCGCTGATGAGACACGACTGATTCCGGCTGGGCCAATGTTTGGCAATCGCATGCTCGCAGCCAAAGCATCGGCAAGGGCCTATGAGCTTCGCGCGCTTGAGTGCCTTGGGATTCAGGAGTCAATGTTTACCAGGCAAGCGAAGTTCTGCCCGGGAACTCGCAGAATCGCCATCGAATTTCCGGAGAACGTTCAGGTTCACTCGGTTGAAGGCGGCCACGTGCGGCTGGAGTTTGAACTGCGGTCGGGAGTCTACGCGACAACATTGCTTCGGGAGCTCATTCATATCTGCACAGACACGCGGGGAATCAATGAGGGACATCAATCACTCGGTGAGGATGACTGA
- a CDS encoding sigma-70 family RNA polymerase sigma factor, which yields MWPEGEHTLQLLQHVQAGDLDAVNRLMDRHREAVRRMIQMRLDQAVSRRVDASDVVQDVLMEASQRMMDYIKNPVMPFHLWLRQIAKDRMIDMHRRHRTAQRRSVDREQNLSTLNTDDDRSTADLASLLKDNELTPAAATLRKEMEQRFVAALSQLDDSDRELIIMRHFEHLGNSEVAQALGLTPPAAGMRYLRAIRRLRELLTGSDESLNA from the coding sequence ATGTGGCCGGAAGGTGAACATACCCTGCAACTCTTGCAGCACGTTCAGGCTGGCGACCTTGATGCTGTGAATCGCCTGATGGACCGGCACCGAGAAGCCGTACGTCGCATGATTCAGATGCGACTGGATCAGGCCGTTTCCCGGCGCGTGGACGCCAGTGACGTCGTTCAGGACGTGCTGATGGAAGCGTCCCAGCGCATGATGGATTACATAAAAAACCCGGTGATGCCCTTTCACCTCTGGCTCAGGCAAATCGCCAAGGACCGCATGATCGACATGCATCGTCGCCATCGGACTGCCCAGCGACGGAGTGTCGACCGGGAACAAAACCTGAGCACTCTGAATACAGATGATGACCGTTCGACTGCAGATCTTGCATCGCTCCTGAAAGACAATGAGCTGACTCCGGCTGCGGCGACGTTGCGAAAGGAAATGGAACAACGGTTTGTTGCCGCGCTCAGCCAACTGGATGACAGCGATCGCGAGCTCATCATCATGCGGCATTTCGAGCATCTTGGTAACAGCGAAGTCGCGCAGGCGCTCGGATTGACGCCTCCGGCCGCGGGAATGCGGTACCTGCGGGCGATTCGTCGACTGCGCGAACTGTTGACCGGCAGTGACGAGTCGCTGAATGCCTGA
- the rlmB gene encoding 23S rRNA (guanosine(2251)-2'-O)-methyltransferase RlmB yields the protein MARRTHSRAASHQRSWLWGRHAVLETLQSARWPVLELLLSEHADPQVQQIVRTYSLDFGVRLSEVTSDRIQQLTRSGDHQGVAACMGEFPCGDEQQLEDWIQQNCINTGSDRFPLLVICDRIQDAHNFGAILRCCNAVKADAIIVADREQANVTPHVARSSAGAVNYSTLFRVPDLSAAASVLRNAGITVAAASEKAEESCWQTSLNRPVALVIGSEATGVHPKLLEQCELQLRIPMMGEIQSLNAAVAGGILLYEIRRQQSHGSK from the coding sequence ATGGCGAGACGCACTCATTCCCGGGCAGCCAGTCATCAGCGAAGCTGGCTGTGGGGCCGTCATGCCGTGCTCGAAACTCTTCAGTCAGCTCGCTGGCCGGTTCTGGAGCTGCTGTTGTCGGAACATGCTGACCCGCAAGTTCAGCAGATCGTCCGAACTTACTCGCTGGACTTCGGAGTGCGTCTGTCCGAGGTTACGTCCGACAGAATTCAGCAACTAACGCGTTCCGGGGACCATCAGGGGGTGGCTGCTTGTATGGGCGAGTTCCCGTGCGGTGATGAGCAGCAGCTTGAGGACTGGATCCAGCAGAACTGCATCAATACAGGGAGTGACCGTTTTCCTCTGCTTGTTATTTGTGACCGAATACAGGATGCCCACAACTTCGGGGCAATTCTGCGATGTTGTAATGCTGTGAAAGCTGACGCGATTATTGTCGCAGATCGGGAGCAGGCAAACGTTACACCGCATGTCGCACGGTCGTCAGCAGGGGCCGTCAACTATTCGACGTTGTTCCGAGTCCCGGACTTGTCCGCGGCTGCCAGCGTGCTGCGCAATGCGGGAATAACCGTCGCAGCAGCCTCTGAAAAGGCTGAGGAATCCTGCTGGCAGACCAGTCTGAATCGTCCTGTGGCTCTGGTGATTGGCAGTGAGGCGACTGGCGTTCATCCAAAGCTTTTGGAACAATGCGAGTTGCAGTTGCGGATTCCGATGATGGGCGAGATTCAATCGCTGAACGCCGCTGTCGCAGGAGGCATTCTGTTGTACGAAATTCGTCGACAGCAGTCGCACGGAAGTAAGTGA
- the fmt gene encoding methionyl-tRNA formyltransferase, with protein sequence MALKIVLMGTGEFALPPFRALMESEHIVTGLLTQPDKTGRGHHRHVNKVKELALERSIPVLQPERVNKPDVLEQLQAFDADLFVVAAYGQILRPQLLAIPRMGAFNLHGSLLPRHRGAAPVQYSIWCGDQVTGVTMFQIEPALDSGPVIGKVQTPIHPEETSGDLMMRLASLSIPLTLDCCNQLEAGRAVFEPQNDVLVTLSPRITKQQAVIDWNQTARQIDCLVRAMQPWPKASTWLQIEGAAAPVRCIVLRAKPVLPDDSERTLGTGTFGVPGEIKVVQGRLLVACLEGVSEIHRIQPEGRRAMDAGDFINGYSLQSGSRFIGSPEETG encoded by the coding sequence GTGGCCTTGAAAATTGTACTCATGGGTACAGGCGAATTCGCTTTGCCCCCATTTCGAGCGCTCATGGAGTCTGAGCATATTGTGACCGGGTTGCTGACGCAGCCAGACAAGACCGGACGCGGACATCATCGCCACGTGAACAAAGTGAAGGAGCTCGCCCTGGAACGGAGCATTCCAGTGCTGCAGCCGGAACGCGTGAACAAGCCGGATGTTCTGGAGCAACTGCAGGCCTTTGATGCAGATCTCTTCGTTGTCGCTGCGTACGGCCAGATACTTCGCCCTCAGCTTCTGGCCATTCCACGGATGGGAGCGTTCAACCTTCACGGTTCACTGTTGCCCCGACACCGGGGTGCTGCACCTGTGCAGTATTCGATCTGGTGTGGCGATCAGGTGACCGGTGTCACGATGTTTCAAATCGAACCGGCGCTGGATTCCGGGCCGGTCATTGGCAAAGTCCAGACACCAATTCATCCGGAAGAAACATCTGGAGATCTGATGATGCGGCTTGCCAGCTTGAGCATTCCGTTGACTCTGGACTGTTGCAACCAGCTTGAGGCAGGCCGCGCTGTTTTTGAGCCGCAGAACGATGTTCTGGTGACGCTGTCTCCCAGAATTACAAAGCAACAAGCCGTCATCGACTGGAATCAAACAGCCCGACAAATTGACTGTCTGGTCCGGGCCATGCAGCCGTGGCCGAAAGCCTCAACCTGGTTACAAATCGAAGGTGCTGCAGCGCCGGTTCGCTGTATTGTTCTTCGTGCCAAACCTGTCCTTCCGGACGACAGCGAGCGGACTCTCGGGACCGGTACGTTCGGTGTCCCGGGCGAAATCAAAGTCGTTCAGGGGCGATTACTGGTTGCCTGCCTTGAGGGAGTTTCTGAAATCCACCGTATTCAGCCGGAAGGCCGCCGCGCAATGGACGCGGGTGATTTTATCAATGGGTATTCACTGCAGTCCGGATCCCGATTCATCGGTTCGCCTGAGGAGACGGGCTGA
- a CDS encoding 2Fe-2S iron-sulfur cluster-binding protein — protein MPTVKFVNEKVTVEAQEGEDLRTVARKNGVQLYSGPHKIVNCMGLGTCCSCNVIIQKGQENVTRKGLLERLWAKLNPLLGIKILSNQGKDVRLACQTRVHGDVEVETNPPINWHGEKFWN, from the coding sequence ATGCCAACAGTCAAGTTTGTCAACGAAAAGGTTACTGTCGAGGCTCAGGAAGGCGAAGATCTGCGGACCGTCGCCCGAAAGAACGGCGTGCAATTGTATTCCGGCCCCCACAAAATTGTGAACTGCATGGGACTGGGCACCTGCTGCAGCTGCAACGTGATTATTCAGAAAGGGCAGGAGAATGTAACTCGCAAGGGGTTGCTGGAGCGTTTGTGGGCGAAGCTCAACCCGCTGCTGGGCATCAAAATACTCAGCAATCAGGGCAAAGACGTTCGTTTGGCATGCCAGACGCGAGTCCATGGCGATGTGGAAGTGGAGACGAATCCTCCGATTAACTGGCATGGCGAAAAATTCTGGAACTAG
- a CDS encoding DUF1501 domain-containing protein, giving the protein MTLKQDSAGFLARRSFLGRVSQGVGTYALAELLSANGRTLAAQESAATIGTDRWTGVVQTPHVVPRAKRVIFLVMAGGASHLETFDHRPRLAELDGQPMPDSYTAGQPIAQLQGKKLTCLAPQHPFTRCGESGNEIADILPNLQTVADELCIIRSMKTNAINHDPAHTFMNTGTTISGRPSMGAWLQYGLGSEAEDLPGFVVLTSVGGGQAQPIAARQWHSGFLPSRFQGVEFHSKGDPVLYVRNPPGVTADQQRGIVDAVQTLNSFRNEAVHDPEISTRIAQYEMAFRMQTSIPSLMDFSDETKETLDLYGTAGADGTFSANCLLARRLAERGTRFVQLYHRGWDHHGGIRNGSRITAGLVDQGVAALLKDLRQRDMLKDTLVVWACEFGRTPMAQGNGRDHHIKGFSMWMAGGGAKPGTTYGSTDELGYNAVENVVTVHDFHATMLHLLGIDHKQLTYRFQGRDFRLTDVHGEVVTPILA; this is encoded by the coding sequence ATGACGCTGAAACAGGATTCCGCCGGTTTCCTTGCCCGAAGATCCTTTCTCGGCCGCGTTTCGCAGGGCGTCGGCACCTATGCCCTGGCCGAATTGTTATCAGCAAATGGTCGAACTCTGGCGGCACAGGAATCGGCAGCCACCATTGGGACGGACCGCTGGACAGGGGTCGTTCAGACACCCCATGTGGTGCCACGAGCCAAACGAGTCATCTTTCTTGTGATGGCTGGCGGGGCTTCTCACCTCGAAACATTCGATCATCGGCCTCGTCTTGCCGAACTGGACGGGCAACCGATGCCCGACTCATACACGGCAGGTCAGCCAATTGCCCAGTTGCAGGGAAAGAAACTCACGTGCCTGGCTCCACAGCACCCTTTCACCAGATGTGGCGAATCCGGCAACGAAATCGCCGACATCCTGCCAAACCTGCAAACGGTTGCTGACGAACTCTGCATTATTCGTTCAATGAAGACGAATGCGATTAACCACGATCCCGCTCACACATTTATGAATACCGGCACCACGATCAGCGGGCGTCCCTCCATGGGAGCGTGGCTGCAGTACGGTCTGGGTTCAGAAGCTGAGGACCTGCCGGGATTCGTTGTGCTGACGTCGGTGGGCGGCGGCCAGGCTCAGCCGATCGCAGCACGACAGTGGCACAGTGGATTCCTACCGTCTCGGTTTCAGGGCGTCGAATTTCACAGCAAGGGTGATCCGGTTCTTTACGTCCGAAACCCGCCCGGGGTTACTGCAGACCAACAGCGAGGGATCGTCGATGCCGTTCAAACGCTGAACAGCTTCCGGAACGAAGCTGTGCATGACCCTGAAATCTCAACTCGAATTGCCCAATACGAAATGGCATTTCGAATGCAAACCAGTATTCCTTCCCTGATGGATTTCTCAGACGAAACCAAAGAGACTCTCGACCTTTACGGCACGGCCGGCGCTGATGGGACGTTCAGCGCGAATTGTCTTCTGGCTCGCCGACTTGCTGAACGAGGTACGCGGTTCGTGCAGCTCTATCATCGTGGATGGGACCATCACGGCGGTATCAGGAATGGATCCAGGATTACAGCCGGGCTGGTCGATCAGGGCGTGGCCGCATTACTGAAAGATTTGCGGCAGCGCGATATGCTCAAAGACACTCTGGTTGTCTGGGCTTGTGAATTCGGACGTACTCCCATGGCCCAGGGAAATGGCCGGGACCACCATATCAAAGGATTTTCGATGTGGATGGCGGGTGGCGGAGCAAAGCCAGGCACGACATATGGCTCTACCGACGAACTCGGCTACAACGCTGTTGAGAACGTAGTTACTGTTCACGATTTTCATGCAACAATGCTGCATTTGCTGGGCATCGACCACAAGCAATTGACGTATCGCTTCCAGGGCCGTGACTTCCGCCTGACAGATGTGCATGGCGAGGTTGTTACTCCTATCCTGGCATGA
- a CDS encoding DUF1731 domain-containing protein, whose protein sequence is MENKSIVIAGGSGFLGVSLANHLRKSNFRVTILSRNRPRVTGEWDHVQWDARTLTGWESVLDGATAIVNLVGRSVDCVKTPDHCDEILRSRLESTRVLGTAMNAVSMPPPVWVQMSTAHIYGDPPSLVCTEESPFGYGLAPDVGKAWEAEFARSVRDDQRGVILRTSFVVGRDRGAGGGALARLRFLARLGLGGKVGTGRQGMSWIHETDLNQVVERAILNSSLQGPYIASSPNPVSQIEFMQCLRRSLRIPIGLPATEAMVRFGAKWVLRTDPELALYGRYVVPSRLIESGYTFAYPELQHALADLL, encoded by the coding sequence ATGGAAAATAAGAGCATCGTAATCGCGGGTGGCAGTGGGTTTCTGGGAGTCTCGCTGGCTAACCATCTGCGGAAGTCCAATTTTCGTGTGACGATACTTTCCCGCAATCGCCCACGAGTCACCGGCGAATGGGACCATGTTCAGTGGGACGCGCGTACGCTCACCGGGTGGGAATCTGTCCTTGATGGCGCTACGGCTATCGTTAACCTGGTCGGCCGTTCTGTCGACTGCGTCAAGACGCCCGATCACTGCGATGAAATTCTGAGATCACGTCTGGAATCGACCCGCGTGCTTGGGACAGCGATGAATGCCGTTTCCATGCCACCACCGGTTTGGGTGCAAATGAGCACCGCCCACATCTACGGAGATCCTCCGTCCCTGGTCTGCACGGAAGAATCACCATTCGGCTATGGACTGGCTCCGGACGTGGGCAAAGCCTGGGAAGCAGAATTTGCAAGGTCAGTTCGAGACGATCAGCGTGGTGTCATCCTGCGGACGAGTTTCGTCGTCGGGCGAGACAGAGGAGCTGGGGGCGGTGCTCTTGCTCGCCTTCGTTTTTTAGCCCGACTGGGGCTCGGCGGTAAAGTGGGTACGGGACGGCAGGGAATGAGCTGGATTCATGAAACAGACCTCAATCAAGTCGTTGAACGGGCGATTCTCAATTCGTCTTTGCAGGGGCCATACATCGCCAGTTCTCCTAATCCCGTCTCTCAGATAGAATTTATGCAGTGTCTGAGGCGTTCTCTGCGTATCCCAATTGGGTTACCCGCGACAGAGGCGATGGTTCGTTTCGGTGCGAAGTGGGTCCTTCGAACGGACCCAGAACTGGCACTTTACGGACGTTACGTCGTGCCCAGCCGCCTGATCGAGTCTGGATACACGTTCGCCTACCCTGAACTGCAGCACGCTTTAGCCGACTTACTTTAA
- a CDS encoding DoxX family protein: MVDIYSMLWSKTASKVLLAVFLIFAGMMHFVKPGFFLKIMPPYLPLHKELVLVSGLCEILLGVALLVPRWSCWAAWGAIALFIAVFPANIYLYKHQEILPAPAIVHLLRLPLQGVFILWAFWHTR; encoded by the coding sequence ATGGTTGATATTTACTCCATGCTCTGGAGCAAGACGGCTTCGAAAGTCCTGCTGGCTGTTTTTCTGATCTTCGCGGGGATGATGCACTTTGTGAAGCCAGGCTTCTTCCTGAAAATCATGCCCCCATATCTGCCGCTGCATAAAGAGCTTGTACTCGTAAGCGGCCTTTGTGAAATTCTGTTGGGGGTCGCCCTGCTTGTACCTCGGTGGTCATGTTGGGCCGCATGGGGAGCTATCGCACTGTTCATCGCGGTGTTCCCCGCCAACATTTATCTCTACAAACATCAGGAGATTCTTCCGGCGCCGGCAATCGTTCACCTGCTTCGCCTTCCGTTGCAGGGGGTGTTCATCTTGTGGGCGTTCTGGCACACTCGGTGA
- a CDS encoding sugar O-acetyltransferase, whose amino-acid sequence MTTEKEKMLSGELYNALDSELISEREHARDLCQDLNATRERDTETRRRILKELLGAGGDSVWMQPPFFCDYGSNIYLGERVYFNFNCVVLDVCEVRIGSFTFFGPSVQIYTGTHPLDPQLRRTQEFGKPVRIGSDVWVGGGAIILPGVEIGSRTVIGAGSVVTRSIPDGVVAAGNPCRIIRHLEAKCE is encoded by the coding sequence GTGACAACAGAGAAAGAAAAGATGCTCTCCGGCGAGCTCTATAATGCCCTGGATTCGGAACTAATATCCGAAAGAGAGCACGCGCGGGATCTGTGTCAGGACTTGAATGCGACTCGTGAGAGGGATACGGAAACTCGTCGTCGAATTTTGAAAGAGTTACTGGGAGCTGGCGGCGATTCCGTCTGGATGCAGCCCCCATTCTTTTGTGATTACGGCAGTAATATCTACCTCGGAGAACGCGTCTACTTCAACTTCAATTGTGTCGTCTTGGATGTCTGTGAAGTCCGAATCGGCAGCTTTACCTTCTTCGGGCCATCCGTACAAATCTATACAGGCACCCATCCTCTTGATCCACAACTGCGGCGGACGCAGGAATTCGGCAAACCAGTCCGGATCGGTTCTGATGTCTGGGTTGGTGGAGGGGCGATTATTCTACCGGGTGTTGAGATTGGTTCCCGGACCGTGATTGGTGCTGGAAGCGTCGTGACCCGGTCAATCCCTGACGGCGTCGTTGCTGCAGGAAATCCCTGCCGAATCATTCGCCATCTGGAAGCGAAGTGCGAATAA